In Prunus dulcis chromosome 1, ALMONDv2, whole genome shotgun sequence, the following are encoded in one genomic region:
- the LOC117619459 gene encoding uncharacterized protein LOC117619459, producing MIIDDNPNDSAGEANKIQREMLTFQFVFHLFLMKAILGLTNDVSQALQKKDQEIVNAMALVKSCKEKLHWMRNNGFDALVEEVSSFCDKHHIDVPNMDEAFVLPGRSMRNAPIKTNRHHYRVELFIYVIDEQLTELDDRFNEVNTELLICLACLSPNDSFVAFDKQKLLRLAQLYPQDFSDEDLLALDDQLELYIHYVSSSSDFSDLQGIGDLAKKNGGDKDASSIQLCVFAYYIGSSFTGYYCFSREGILRHEYYQRSTSEQKGRSMVE from the coding sequence ATGATTATTGATGATAATCCCAATGATAGTGCCGGTGAAGCAAATAAGATTCAAAGGGAAATGCTTACTTTTCAGTTTGTGTTTCACCTATTCTTAATGAAGGCTATATTGGGACTCACAAATGATGTGTCACAAgcattgcaaaagaaagatcaagaaaTTGTGAATGCAATGGCTTTGGTGAAATCATGCAAGGAAAAGCTACATTGGATGAGGAATAATGGGTTTGATGCATTGGTTGAAGAGGTGTCTTCATTTTGTGACAAACATCATATTGATGTTCCTAACATGGATGAGGCCTTCGTACTTCCAGGGAGGTCAATGCGTAATGCTCCAATAAAGACAAATCGTCATCATTATCGTGTGGAGCTCTTTATTTATGTCATTGATGAGCAACTTACGGAGTTAGATGATCGTTTTAATGAGGTAAATACTGAGTTGCTTATTTGTTTGGCATGTTTGAGTCCGAATGATTCATTTGTAGCTTTTGATAAACAAAAGCTACTTCGTCTTGCTCAACTTTATCCTCAAGACTTTTCGGATGAGGATCTTTTGGCACTTGATGATCAACTTGAGCTTTATATTCATTATGTGAGTTCGAGTAGTGATTTCTCTGACTTGCAAGGGATTGGTGatcttgcaaaaaaaaatggtggagaCAAGGATGCATCGAGCATTCAATTATGTGTATTTGCTTATTACATTGGCTCTAGTTTTACCGGTTACTACTGCTTCAGTCGAGAGGGCATTCTCCGTCATGAATATTATCAAAGGTCCACTTCGGAACAAAAGGGGAGATCAATGGTTGAGTGA
- the LOC117619469 gene encoding zinc finger MYM-type protein 1-like → MERFFKRKSSLGSSDSVGSSKTSSSRQSQLDEVLANLQADPGLRIRMIEYDANIRDEVRRAYLQKGPCQPRGHSFPQSNISGLNRRFIPQWFDEFDWLEYSVSKDAAFCLYCYLFKSNFEQEGSEAFTGAGFKNWKKGRERMKVHVGPVGSVHNKAREAATNLMNQNTHIETAVSKHSEQASMAYRRCLIASIKCTKFLLRQGLSFRGNDESATSSNRGNYLELLQFLADNDEKVKEVVLENAPGNLKLVAPKIQKDIVNACAGETLDVIMSDLKDRFFSILVDEARDIFVKEQMAMVLRYVDDKGHVIERFVGVQHVTDTTSSSLKDAIDIFFSSNGLSFSKLRGQGYDGASNMRGELKGLKTKILREQPCAYYVHCFAHQLQLALVAVAKKNIDIASFFTTTNSVVNHVGASYKRRDALRAQLQEELVIAFENDCLITG, encoded by the coding sequence ATGGAAAGattttttaagagaaagtCATCATTGGGTAGTTCGGATAGTGTGGGAAGTTCAAAAACTTCAAGTTCAAGACAAAGTCAGTTAGATGAGGTTTTGGCTAATCTTCAGGCAGACCCGGGACTAAGAATTCGTATGATTGAGTATGATGCTAATATTAGAGATGAGGTTCGAAGAGCATATCTACAAAAAGGCCCTTGTCAACCTAGAGGTCATTCTTTCCCACAAAGTAATATCTCAGGACTTAATCGACGCTTCATTCCCCAATGGTTTGATGAATTTGATTGGTTGGAGTATAGTGTATCTAAAGATGCTGCATTTTGTCTTTATTGCTATCTCTTTAAATCCAATTTTGAACAAGAGGGTAGTGAAGCCTTCACTGGAGCAGGGTTTAAGAATTggaagaaagggagagaaagaATGAAGGTGCATGTTGGACCAGTTGGTAGTGTTCATAATAAAGCTAGAGAAGCCGCTACAAATTTGATGAATCAAAATACACATATTGAAACGGCTGTGAGCAAACACTCTGAACAAGCTAGTATGGCATATCGAAGATGCTTAATTGCATCAATCAAGTGCACTAAGTTTCTATTGAGACAAGGTCTTTCTTTTCGTGGAAATGATGAAAGTGCCACTTCAAGCAATAGGGGAAATTACTTGGAGCTATTGCAATTCCTTGCAGACAATGATGAGAAAGTTAAAGAAGTTGTGTTGGAAAATGCTCCGGGGAATCTCAAGTTAGTAGCTCCAAAGATTCAAAAAGATATTGTCAATGCATGTGCCGGGGAAACACTTGATGTCATCATGAGTGATTTAAAAGATAGATTCTTTTCTATATTGGTGGATGAAGCACGTGATATTTTTGTGAAAGAGCAAATGGCTATGGTGTTGCGTTATGTGGATGACAAAGGGCATgtaattgaaaggtttgtgggggTTCAACATGTTACCGACACCACTTCAAGTTCACTAAAGGATGCCATTGacatattcttttcttccaatGGTTTGAGCTTTTCCAAGTTACGAGGACAAGGTTATGATGGAGCTAGCAATATGAGAGGTGAGTTGAAAGGCCttaaaacaaagattttgagagaacaaCCTTGTGCATACTATGTTCATTGCTttgctcatcaacttcaactagCACTTGTTGCCGTAGCAAAGAAGAATATTGATATTGCCTCTTTCTTCACAACCACTAATAGTGTGGTTAACCATGTTGGAGCATCGTATAAGCGGCGTGATGCACTTAGAGCACAACTCCAAGAAGAACTTGTGATAGCTTTTGAAAATGATTGTCTTATAACGGGGTGA